The nucleotide window TCACTAAAGATATATATCCTGTGGTAGCTAATCCGTATACGCTGTTAACATCTGTTTCTGAGAAATTTTAGTGGTTCACAGTAATTGATTTAAAGGACGCCTTCTTCTGCATCCCTCTGGCACCCGAAAGCCAACATATCTTTGCATTCGAATGGGAAAATCCAGACACGGGATGGAAGTGCCAACTTACTTGGACTAGACTGCCTCAAGGATTCAAATCGTCACCTACTATATTTGGTAATCAGCTAGCCAAAGAATTGGAAGAATGGAGAACTACTCAGGTAAAAGATTCACCTTTTTTCATATGTAATTCTACAATACGTAGATGATATATTCCTGGGAGCCACAGAACGAGAACTCTGTTGTAAACTGACTATTGATCTATTAAACATGTTGGGGCAAGCAGGATACCGAATTTCTAGGGAAAAGGCACAGTtggtaaaacagaaagttaTCTACCTGGGTTGTGAAATTTCCCAAGGGGTACGTCGATTGGGAACGAACCGCATAAAAGCAATCTGTGACATTCCGGTGCCTCGTAATCACCATGAGTTAAGATCTTTCCTAGGAATGACTGGATGGTGCCGGCTGTGGATCCCTAACTATGGACTAATGGCTAAACCATTGTATGAGGCTGTAAAGAAGCAGGTGTTTACATGGgagccagcagaagaaaaagcgtTTCAAGAATTGAAACAAGCCCTTAAGGAAGCGCCGGCCTTGGGACTGCCCGACCTGACCAAGGATTTTCAATTATATGtgcatgagaaacagcagctggcgTTGGGAGTCCTCACCCAGAAACTGGGGTCGTGGAAGAGGCCGGTGGGGTATTTCTCTAAACAGCTGGACGCAGTGAGTGCTGGTTGGCCGGGGTGCTTGAGGGCAGTGGTGGCTACCATGATACTGATACAAGAAGCTCGCAAATTGACTTTGGGAAAACATATGACAGTCTATGTGCCCCACATGGTGATTACTGTGTTGGAACAAAAGGGGGGACATTGGCTCTCCTCAAGTCGTATGCTCCAATATCAGGCCCTGCTAAGGGAGCAGGACGATATCGAATTAAAGCTAACCAATCACCTTAACCCGGCAGAATTTTTGATGTCTactcaggaggaagggaaattggAGCACGACTGTGTCGAAGTGATTGAACAGGTTTACGCCAGTCGCAAGGACTTAAAAGATGAACCATTACCGGACCCTGATTGGGAACTATTCACAGACGGATCCAGCTTTGTGGAAAACGGCACCAGGTATGCTGGATATGCAGTGGTCACCCTGCAACAGATAGTGGAAGCAAAAGCACTACCACCGGGTACCTCAGCgcaaaaagctgaaatttgGGCTTTGGTGCGAGCTCTAATTTTAAGCCAAGGAAAAAGGGTGAACATTTGGACCGATTCTAAGTATGCCTTTGGAGTAGTGCATGTgcatggagccctgtggaaagaGCGTGGACTGCTTAATTCACAGGGGTCTTCAATAAAATATCGGGAAGAAATCCTCCAGTTGTTGGAAGCAATTTATAAGCCTACCACAGTAGCAATCATGCATGTTAAAGGGCATCAAAACGATTCGGGGAAAGAATTTCAAGGTAATCAACAAGCAGACCAGGTGGCACGCCACGTTGCCCGGGAGGTATGGACTCAGATGGCATTATTACCAACCCGGGAAAACCCTGCTGCATCTTATATGGAGACAGTGCCTCATTATTCTCCAGAGGACGAGAAACTTGCACAAATGATGTGTGCATGGAAGAATATCAAAGGATGGTATGTAACCCCTGTTGGTCAAGTGATACTGCCGGTAAAAATCATGAAGCAGGTGCTTGAAGTGGAACACAATAAGTGCCATTGGGGTGCAGAGGCGTTAgtaaaatttttaaggaaagaaatattctcaAACCAGATGTTAACATTAGCAAAGAGGATCAATGCCATGTGTGTggtatgtattaaaaacaatccaGTGGTAAGGAAACAGGTAAAAATGGGAATAATTAGCATGGGACCACAGCCTGGGGATTATTGGCAGGTGGATTTTTCTGAGCTCCCAAAGGctcagaattttaaatatttactggTTTATGTTTGTACCTTTTCAGGATGGCCAGAGGCCTTCCCCTGCAGGACCAATCAGGCAAAAGAGGTGGTTAAAACGTTGTTAAAAGAGATCGTTccgaggtttggagtgccctTAGGAATT belongs to Pithys albifrons albifrons isolate INPA30051 chromosome 7, PitAlb_v1, whole genome shotgun sequence and includes:
- the LOC139674696 gene encoding uncharacterized protein, with product MAKPLYEAVKKQVFTWEPAEEKAFQELKQALKEAPALGLPDLTKDFQLYVHEKQQLALGVLTQKLGSWKRPVGYFSKQLDAEEGKLEHDCVEVIEQVYASRKDLKDEPLPDPDWELFTDGSSFVENGTRYAGYAVVTLQQIVEAKALPPGTSAQKAEIWALVRALILSQGKRVNIWTDSKYAFGVVHVHGALWKERGLLNSQGSSIKYREEILQLLEAIYKPTTVAIMHVKGHQNDSGKEFQGNQQADQVARHVAREVYVRKWSEELLKERWDRPHQVIMTTYTTVKVQGIDNWIHYTRVKKVPLKWTVESLSPTRLILRSQP